ACGGGTTCTACGCGCTCGACGACGAGTGGCGGTTCACCTACCTCAACGAATACGCCGAGGCGTTTCTCGATCGATCTGCCGACGATCTCCTCGGGAAACAGCTCTGGACGGAGTATCCGAATCCAGAGCGGAGAGCGCGGTTCGAACGGGCGATGGAGACCGGCACACCGATCACGTACGAGGAGTACTCCGCCACCGCGGACGCCTGGGTCGAAGCGAACGTCTATCCCTCCGAAACCGGTCTTTCCGTGTACTTTCGGGACGTCACCGAACGCAGAGAGCGCAAACGTGAACTCGAGTGTCGAACCCGTCAGCAACGAGCCGTGGCGACGCTCGGCCGACGGGCCCTCGAGACCGACGACCTCGACGAACTCATGGCCGAGGCAACCCGACTCGTCGCCGACGTTCTCGACGTGGCGTACTGCAAGGTGCTCGAGCGCCAGTCCGACGCGCCGGAGCTGATCGTCCGCCACGGCGTCGGCTGGGACGAGGGCGTCGTCGGCTCGGCGACGGTCTCGACCGACGAGCGCTCCCAGGCCGGCTACACCCTCGTCTCGGGGGAACCGATCGCAGTCGACGACTTCGACCACGAAACGCGCTTTTCGAGCCCCGACCTGCTCGTCGACCACGACGTCTCGAGCGGGATCAGCGCGATCGTCGGCGCGGTCGGCGAACAGTGGGGCGTCCTCGGAGTCCACGACGTCGATCCTCGCGAGTTCACCGACGACGACGTGAACTTCGTGCAGAGCGTCGCGAGCGTCCTGGGATCGGCCATCGACCGGATGCGCACGGAGACGACGCTCAGGCGGGAGCGACAGCTGACCGAACAGATCGTCGAGACGAGCCCGGTCGGGATCACGGTCGTCGACGCCGAGGGGAACCTCAGATTCGCCAACGAGCGCGCCGAGGAGATCTTCGGTCGAACGAAACGCGAGCTGAACGCCCTCGCCTACGACGGTACCGAGTGGGACGAGCGTGACGCCGACGGCGAACCGATTGAGAACCGTCCGTTTTCACGGATCATGGCGTCCGGCGAGCCGGTGTTCGACGAACTCAGTAGCGTTCGTCGGCCCGACGGCGACCGCGTCTGGCTCTCGACCAGCGGCGCCCCGCTCGTCGATACCGACGGAACACCGGACGGCGTCGTGTTCGTCATCGAGGACGTGACGGAGCGCCGCGAACGTGAGCGCGAACTCGAGCGCTACGAGACGATCGTCGAGACGATCTCAGACGGCGTCTTCGTCCTCGACGAGGACGGCCGATTCGTCATGGTCAACGACGCCCACGTCGAGCTGACCGGCTACAGCCGGGAGGAGCTGCTCGGGGAACACGCCTCGCTGATCACGGGCGAGGCGGTGACGGCCGAGGCGCGGCGGCTGGCCGAAGCACTCGCGGCCGACGACGGGCGATCGCACGCGTCGCTCGACGCGCTCGTCCATCGGCCGGACGGCGAGCTGGTGCCCGCCGAGAGCCGCATCACCGTCCTCACGGACGACGACGGTGAACTCCGCGGTCGGATCGGCGTCGCCCGCGACATCAGCGACCGGGTCGAACGCGAACGACAACTCGAGCGACAGCGCGAACAGCTCGCGGCGCTCAACGAACTCAACGGCGTCGTCCGGGAGGCGACCGACGCGATCATCGAACAATCGACGCGCGAGCAGATCGAGCAGATCGTCTGTGAACGGCTCGCCGACTCGGACTCGTACCTGTTCGCCTGGATCGGAGCGGTCGACCGGGGGACGGACACGGTTCGACCACGGGCGCAGGCAGGCACGACGTCCCTCCTCGAGGACGTGACGATCCCGCTCGATCCCACCGACGGTGATACCGGTCCAACCAGTACGGCCGTTCAGAATCGAGAGATACAGACGACACAGAACGTCCTCGCTGAGGCGCCGTACGAGCCCTGGCGGGAGCGAGTCGAGGCGGACGACGTCCAGTCCGCGGCGGCGATCCCGATCGTCCACGAGGAGACGCTCTACGGTGTCCTGAGCGTCTACGCCGACCGCCCGAACGCGTTCACGAAGGACGAACGGACCGTCGTCGGCCAGCTCGGCGAGCTCGTCGGCCACGCCATCGCCGCCGTCGAGCGCAAGCGCGCGTTGCTATCTGACGACGTGATCGAACTCGAGATCCTGGTTCGTGACTTCTTCGAGTCGATGGACGTCGACTGCCGTGACCGGATCGACTTCGACCGAACGGTTTCCGTCGGCGATTCCGAGTATCTCGTCTACGGCACGACGAGCGAGGCCGGCTTGCGAACGCTCGAGGAGCTGGTCGATCGTCGGCCTCACTGGGAGACCGCCACGGTGATCGCCGACCGATTCGGCGACGTCACGTTCGAGTTGCGGATGTCCGAATCACCGCTCCTGTCGGCGCTTTCTCCGTACGGGGGCTCTCGAGGTCGACTGGCGATCGACGACGGCACTCTCTGGATGACGGCCCACGTCCCCCAGGGAAGCGACGTTCGCCAGGTGATCGACTCGATCCGGGACGTCTACCCCGGCGCGGAGGCGATCGCCCGGCGGCAGGCATCGACGACGAGCAGTTCGTCGCGAGGGATCAGACGGGCCTGGGCCGAGGAACTGACCGATCGTCAGCGAGCCTCGCTCGAGACGGCCTACTACGCGGGCTTTTTTGAGTGGCCACGACACAGCTCCGGCGAAGACATCGCCGACTCCCTCGGAATCGCCCCACCAACGTTCCACCAGCACGTT
This portion of the Natronobeatus ordinarius genome encodes:
- a CDS encoding PAS domain S-box protein, whose protein sequence is MNDRPAGDASSAPADPARRRYLALRNAVDEAVLEVDADGRLVDVADAFVELSGYDRGELRGAPLSSVLHGPTADGFGVVRSRLREPGRDVVTVEWSLRTAGGETVPTTWRFAGLESDGEFRGAIATVVASRDRLEPVDGHRIQHAASRRIAAATSLSDGLESVLRTVCERIGWEYGEAWLPMSDADRIERATVAHCGSAEFRRFGEHSSGTTFARGEGLPGRVWASGDPEWLADVSSGDDFVRSDLAEAVGLDTAFGAPVVADGHVFAVLVFATAERLPVDDHLVETVVSVGSGLGGLIARLQTEDALEHERELLERVLAASPVGIAVFEPDGSIERLNERAAAFLDLEDDEDVAAYTVGDRPMFDADDERLSFEERPVNRVFETGEPVAGRDLQLQSRDGGTRWLSVNATPIAGEDGDPEYVVSTATDVTQLKTQADRLERQRDDLRSELEDVFERITDGFYALDDEWRFTYLNEYAEAFLDRSADDLLGKQLWTEYPNPERRARFERAMETGTPITYEEYSATADAWVEANVYPSETGLSVYFRDVTERRERKRELECRTRQQRAVATLGRRALETDDLDELMAEATRLVADVLDVAYCKVLERQSDAPELIVRHGVGWDEGVVGSATVSTDERSQAGYTLVSGEPIAVDDFDHETRFSSPDLLVDHDVSSGISAIVGAVGEQWGVLGVHDVDPREFTDDDVNFVQSVASVLGSAIDRMRTETTLRRERQLTEQIVETSPVGITVVDAEGNLRFANERAEEIFGRTKRELNALAYDGTEWDERDADGEPIENRPFSRIMASGEPVFDELSSVRRPDGDRVWLSTSGAPLVDTDGTPDGVVFVIEDVTERRERERELERYETIVETISDGVFVLDEDGRFVMVNDAHVELTGYSREELLGEHASLITGEAVTAEARRLAEALAADDGRSHASLDALVHRPDGELVPAESRITVLTDDDGELRGRIGVARDISDRVERERQLERQREQLAALNELNGVVREATDAIIEQSTREQIEQIVCERLADSDSYLFAWIGAVDRGTDTVRPRAQAGTTSLLEDVTIPLDPTDGDTGPTSTAVQNREIQTTQNVLAEAPYEPWRERVEADDVQSAAAIPIVHEETLYGVLSVYADRPNAFTKDERTVVGQLGELVGHAIAAVERKRALLSDDVIELEILVRDFFESMDVDCRDRIDFDRTVSVGDSEYLVYGTTSEAGLRTLEELVDRRPHWETATVIADRFGDVTFELRMSESPLLSALSPYGGSRGRLAIDDGTLWMTAHVPQGSDVRQVIDSIRDVYPGAEAIARRQASTTSSSSRGIRRAWAEELTDRQRASLETAYYAGFFEWPRHSSGEDIADSLGIAPPTFHQHVRAAERKLFDALFDESG